The DNA sequence TGCCAGACTATCAATCATCGCCGCCAACAGCAATGAGTGACGCGACTTGCGCCACGAGTAGTTGAGCTGTCTGATCGTGAGCCGTGCCAAAATTCGTTTACCGGCGGTGACCTGGTGTTTTGAAGATCAGTTCAGGCTGCTCGGTGGTACTCGTTGATCACTCCACCGAGGCGTCTTCGGCGGCGTGTGGGCTTGTCGATGGGGATGGCGACGGACGGATCATGGTTGGGTGGCCGCTGCTGGCGTCTTGGTGTGGTCGGTGGTTGTTGAAGTGGTCGACGTACTCAGCCGACTACGGCGTGCGCGTGGCGCTCGTTGTAGATCAGCATGTGGTCGGTGCACTCGTCGCGGAGGCTGCGTCCCCAGCGTTCGATGAAGCAGTTGGCCTGTGGGGTCCGGGGTGGGGTCTTGACCACGGTGATGCCCTCGGTTGTCAAGAAATCATCGAAGGCGGTGGTGTACTTGGCGTCGCGGTCGCGGATGAGGAATCGGAGCCGGTTGGCGCGCTCGCCCAGGTCGAAGGCGAGGTTGCGCTGCGGATCAACAATCCCAGACCGTTGAACAGGCGGATCATCCCCAGGTACAGCAACCGCACGACCATACCGACGATCATCGACCCAAGCCGAGAACTCCCAGCTCACAACATGTGCGACGAGTTTTGGCACGGTACACGGATTTCGCGGCTTCCACGAGCCGCCGAGTTCGTTCACAAGACCTGCGCCACTGTGACCCCAGCCGAACACCGTGTCCGAGCGGAAGTGTCGCCGTTATCGTTGACCGGTGATCGGCAACCTTGAGAAATTCCAGGGCGAGCTGGCCGCCAGCGGGTTTCCGCCGCTGGTCAACAAGCTGGCCGGGGCCGACTTCCGGGGCCGGATCGCCACCCGAGACCTCGGGCCGCTGCGACTGGTCTCCCTCGACACGCCCGAGAGCGCCTGCATCGGGCGGAAGCGCGACGCCTCCGACGGCGAGAACCTGGCGATCAAGGTGATGACCCGGGGCCAGACGCGGATCGAGCAGGGGCGCGGCGACGCCGAACTCGGGCCGGCCGACCTGGTGCTGCTCGATCCCACGCGTACGCTGCGGTTTGAGAGCACCGCCTCGGCGCACGTCACCATACTGGTTCCGCGCCGGGAGCTTCGGATTCGGCCCGCGCAGATCGACCGGCTCATTGGCGTACGCATCGACGGCAGTCGCGGTCCGGGTGCTCTCGTCTCCGTGTTGGCCCGCGAATCCGTACGGTCGGCGACCGAGTTCCGCGAGGCGGAGGCGCTGCGGTCGGCGGCGGCCGTCATCGAGCT is a window from the Solwaraspora sp. WMMD792 genome containing:
- a CDS encoding helix-turn-helix domain-containing protein — translated: MIGNLEKFQGELAASGFPPLVNKLAGADFRGRIATRDLGPLRLVSLDTPESACIGRKRDASDGENLAIKVMTRGQTRIEQGRGDAELGPADLVLLDPTRTLRFESTASAHVTILVPRRELRIRPAQIDRLIGVRIDGSRGPGALVSVLARESVRSATEFREAEALRSAAAVIELIAVALEARLGDEQPAPDERLRDRIAGYIEARLADPDLSPPGIAAAHHISVRRLHKLFEDQPLTVAALIRRRRLERCRAELAGSGRTVTAVAARWGFSDPTHFSKLFKTTYGYNARALVTNNRARTTRTGTAGPEQDGGHQGSR